A part of Capsicum annuum cultivar UCD-10X-F1 chromosome 6, UCD10Xv1.1, whole genome shotgun sequence genomic DNA contains:
- the LOC124899636 gene encoding uncharacterized protein LOC124899636: MGASGMGETRMFRIREFGPQHTCLVKDKIYPKVHATSLLIGGIVKQKFKNHKKKYSATEIRNDMKEDFGMDLTYTLYWRAKERALEELRGKPSASYGKLLSYLYVLNTTYPKSHIRMKKTDENEFLYVFIALNAFIKGFDHCRPIVIVDASHLREMYTGAFVTSCTMNGAGHIFPLAYGVIDSENDASWTWFFQNLKEAYRERQNMCVVSDRNPSIIKVVSDVYNDISHYACM, encoded by the exons ATGGGTGCATCAGGAATGGGAGAAACTCGaatgtttagaataagagaattcGGACCTCAACATACATGCCTGGtgaaggacaagatctatccAAAGGTGCATGCTACTAGTTTGTTGATAGGTGGTATtgttaaacaaaaattcaagaaccacaaaaaaaaatacagtGCAACAGAAATTAgaaatgacatgaaggaagattTTGGTATGGATCTAACATACACTTTATATTGGAGGGCAAAAGAAAGAGCGTTAGAAGAGTTAAGGGGTAAGCCATCAGCATCTTATGGGAAACTGCTATCATACTTATATGTACTGAATACTACTTATCCAaagtcacatataagaatgaagaagacagaTGAGAATgagttcttgtatgtatttattgCTCTAAATGCATTCATTAAGGGATTCGATCATTGTAGACCGATCGTAATTGTTGATGCTAGTCATCTGAGAGAAATGtatactggggcatttgtaacaTCATGTACAATGAATGGAGCAG GTCATATATTCCCTCTGGCATATGGTGtgattgattctgaaaatgatgcatcatGGACGTGGTTCTTTCAGAATCTAAAGGAAGCGTATAGAGAAAGACAAAACATGTGTGTTGTTTCTGATaggaatccaagcatcataaaggtTGTTAGCGATGTGTACAACGATATttcacattatgcatgtatgtga